The Eriocheir sinensis breed Jianghai 21 unplaced genomic scaffold, ASM2467909v1 Scaffold1709, whole genome shotgun sequence genomic sequence ccctcccttccctccctagcaATCTCACaagccctttccttccctcccttccttctctccctcccttcctccttaacaTAGACTAaatatttctcccttctctctctccctttctacacaAATTAgtaattccttctcttcttaaatCCTCATaagctcccttctcccttctctccctccctttcctttccttcctctcccagtgTACCAAAAAAACACTCCCTTCCTGTAcctatccatccttcccttcccttcccttcttcctctcctcctcctcctcctcctcctcctcctcctcctcctctctctctctctccctcgctcacctcacaagATCACGATGCCAGTTGGGAACGTTCTTGTACGTGACGCGCGATGTGACGTCAAACATGATGATTGCGCAGTGGGCCTGGATGTAGTACCCATCGCGCAGCCCTCCGAGCTTTTCCTGTCCCGCCGTGTCCCAGACGTTGAACCTGCAACGGGCGGGGTGTTAAGGGGTGTCTGAGGTTATGGGTGGGGGTGGTAGGGGGTGGTAGGGCAATGGGGAGGGGGGTTAGGGGGTTGTGAGGGGGATATTTTTAGATGTTTTGGTGTTGTTATAAATGGGATGTTTGACctagtgtgtctctctctctctctctcgctttctttctttctctctctctctctctctctctctctctctctctctctctctctctctctctctctttttctttctttctttctttctttctttctttctttctttcttccttccttccttccttccttcctctctctctctctctctctctctctctatatcaatATTGTTcttaacaataataatttaaagagagagagaatgcacttgacattaaagacatttgcatcaaaactctctctctccctctctctctctcatatttcacctccactctcttccacttcatcttcctccacctcctccttttttctctcccttaacccccccctccctccacctggcACTCACTTGATGGGTCCGCGGTTGGTGTGGAAGACCAGGGGGTGCACCTCCACTCCCAGCGTGGCCACGTACTTCTTCTCAAACTCTCCCGTCAAATGGCGCTTGACGAAGGTGGTCTTTCCAGTGCCTCCGTCGCCAACCAGCACCAGCTTGAAGGTGGGCATCTCCTGCTCAGctgccatggtggtggtggtggtgtgtggagcGTGGAGCGTGTGTGTGGATCAGGAATCTGGGAGGGAGGGGACGTTaggtaaagttcatggttagattTTGGTAAATGTTATATTCATGTCCTTCAATGTTTTACTTGGCAGCCTCAAACCTTGCAAAAAACACAACAAAGCATGTGGAGAAATGGAAGGTTTGGAAATACCCATGAAGTGCATGTGTGTGAACCTGTGTAGCTGTGGGCAGTGGAGCAGCCCACGGCACCCTGCAGCTCACCCCGGGTAAATGGCATGGAGGATGTAACCACAGGAAACACAAAGATATCCAAGGCAAGATCAAGAATCAACACTCGGGAATACGCTTTTCAAACAGGGTCATCAACAGCTGGAACGGCTTGCCAGGGTGGTGATGCTGGAACACTGTCAACATCTGAACCAAATCTTGAtgcagtgtgtgtgagggacggGAACCAAAACACAACAGCAGAGTGGTGCAGCGGCCAGGCCTGATGGAGCCTCCCATAGCCCATTCAGCcagggggcacctctttggctgactcggtagggagtggctctcccgtcacgctggtcgcgggttcaaccccaggcagccggggaataccctctccggGTCTtggttaatttctcgtgtgttttgatacacgcTGAGGACGTGTGGgacaacagaaacagagaaaatatGGTCATGGGGCGCGACAACACCACACCTCACCAGGTGGGCACACCTGACCACCACACAGCCAACAGTGTCCATCACCCAGGCCCTGGAGCCACGGCCACGGCCCACCACTCTGCCTGTGTCACCCACGCAGGAGTGTTCATAACAGGGGCGCTGCCCCCTTCATCACCCTGTGAGTTACTATAAGGCAGGGGAACATACACGAGCCTCTTCGCAGGGGGCTGAGCCCCCTCGCCCCATGCACCCCTGCAGTGGGCCGCACTGCGGGCCGTGTCCGGGGTACACGGGCGGGGGTGTGGTGTTCAGCACCCTGCGTGCCTGTGGCGGCCACGGCCACACATCACGGGCACACAGCAGGGTGCGGGGCCGCggccctccaccacacacacacacacacacactcggcacaCACCCCAGGCCGCCgccccgcctgcctgcctgcctggcaacacacgcacgcacacacaactaACACGTAATACTTGGCGGTTTCGGTTCCACAGGGGAGCAAACTTAAACCCCCAGGCCCTGCCTCCGCCCCGGCGCCCTCCTCGCCACCCCGGGGGAGGAAATGAGGCCTGGGGGAGCaggaacgcacacacgcacgcactcacaggGGGGACATAATACAAGACATTTAAAGCCCACGGGGGAGAATACTGACGGCGGGCCTGGGGAGCGACCTCAAACCTCCTCCCCCGGCGCCCTTGTCGCCACCCCGGGGGAGAGGCAGGCgccgaaggggaggaagaaaacacacacacacacgcagggggAGCCATGATGCCTGTGACGGGATTTTCACCCCGCCATCACTTCTTTGCCCACAGTTATCCGCCTCCCCAGTGGGCCCCCGGGGTGCACATACTTACCAGGGGGAGCGCGGGGCCCGGGGGTTGTGGCAGGGGTGTGCAGGGGTCCGCCGCGCTGGGATGGCCGGGATAAAAGGCGATAAATGGCGTCCGCTCCGGGCTGCGCTACGGACCAGATTCCCGTCAAGGTGCTGCGGACCGCCCCCCCTAGGCCCCCCCCACACCCGCGACATTCgaattttaactattttttcgGTTTTTCGGCCTAAATTGATAGTTATTTAGAGTggaaagtataaataaaaatacaagagttctttttttatccttatcaTATCTGTGGATGCTTTATAATTTGCGTTTTCAGGTTATATgaatttccttccttgttcccgcCATTTCTTACCGCCATATTCAAATGTTGTTCCTATTTTCGCTTTTTCAGCCTAAATTGATAGTTGTTTAGAGTGtaaagtataaataaaaatactagAATTGATTTGGTATCATAATTATAGTCGTAAAtgctttttattttgtgtttttgagttatttgATTTTCGTTACGCCTTCCCGCCATATTTAAACTCCTTCCCTATTTTCGCTTTTTCAGCCTAAATTGATAGTTATTTAGAGTggaaagtataaataaaaatactagAATTGATTTGGTATTATAATTATAGTCGTAAAtgctttttattttgtgtttttgagttatttgATTTTCGTTACGCCTTCCCGCCATATTTAAATTCCTTCCCTATTATATGTATTTCAGCCTTAATTTATAGTTGTTTAAAGTggaaagtataaataaaaatactagAATTCTTTTGGTATTATATTCATGGCTGTAAATGCTTCATATTTCGTGTTTTCAGGTTAATTATAAACATTTCCTCCCACCTTCCCGCCATATTTAAATTgtgttcctattttccttttcccagctctattttatgtatattaaggttaaaataatgattaaaaatgttgttattatttgtaGAGTTAAAATTAAAGTCGTATAAGCTTTTAATTTCACTTTTCAGTATAAAACAAAAAGATTCGACCCGCGTTCCCGCCATATTTAAATTTTGCTTCTAAATTCCTGTTTCCAGCCTTGACTTATATATATTAAAAGTCAAACGAGTAAATAAAAATACTAGACTTATTTTGGTATTATAATCAGAGCCATATATGCTTTTTAATTCGTTTTTCAGCATACAAATTTTTCTTCCCGTCAGCCATATTTCCCTATTTCCAGCTCCATTTGCTATCCATTAATGATccaaaatgtaataaaaaaatataatagtcgTTTTGGTGTTAGAATTATGGCCGTGGAagctttttatttcgttttccagCATATAAATATTTTTCCCGCCAACTTGGAATGCTTAAAActtctcctatttcctatttccaggcttctctccctctatttaaTGCCATACAAGtaattattaatatatttttagtGCTTTGAGGTTATTAGAGTGGATATTAAGGCCTCAGAAGTGGTATTATTAAGGATTTTCTGAACCCTCCCGGCATTTTCaaacatctctttctttcccgccATGACATCAGACCACCGAGAGGATTCCATGATGAAAtaattctctattttcctcttttaaacctcaatTACCTTAACAAAACCTAAAATTCTTACCCAAAATATATTatcagtgtttttgtttattattaagATGGAAAATGGAGCCTGGAAGGTGAATTTAGCTCCATAATTAGTGCTCCTGGAAGGTGAATTTAGCTCCATAATtaattctcgtttttcctcttttaaacctcaatTACCTTAACAAAACCTAAAATTCTTACCCAAAATATATAatcagtgtttttatttattattaaggTAGAAAATGGAGCCTGGAAGGTGAATTTAGCTCCATAATtaattctcgtttttcctcttttaaacctcaatTACCTTAACAAAACCTAAAATTCTTACCCAAAATATATTatcagtgtttttatttattattaagaTGGAAAATGGAGCCTGGAAGGTGTTTTTAGCTAAATGATTATTACGGTTTTCAATAATCTTCGTATCTCCATTATTTAAGTTTATTTAagtggaaaaaagacaaaaaacgatgaaaaatggaaataaaactcAATATAAAGCAATAAAACTGTAAATAAGCCATGAAATAACGATATATATTAATTAGTCTTTCCTATGATATCCGTATCCCTATCATTATTAACTTCTACAattgaaaaaaggataaaaagacgaaaaatggCAATAAATCTCAATAAAAGGCAATAAAACAGtaaataaacccccaaaaaaacagtaaataataGAAAGCCCCATAATGTCATCCCGTTAGAAAGACGCAAACATTACTTTTTCCATATTTTACCTTTTCTAAGCGATTAAAAGATTGCCAAGAGTCAGTGCCACGCAGGGAAGGACATCAAGGCTCCAGGAAACGGTGAGTGCCAGTGCCAACCTTTAAATAGTGTTCTATGAGCTTATAATAACCAGCACCCATAGCTAAGGGGCGCCAGGGGGTAACTGACCTTGTTATAAAAAAGTCTAGTATTACACCCATTGCTAAGGGGCGCACCCATAGCTAAGGGGCGCCAAGGGGTAACATTGACGAGAGGCCGACCATCCCTTGCAGCGTTAAGACCTGCAACATGGAGTCGTTTTTGtattcctttgctgtaaaaaaaaaaaaaagtctagttTTACACCCATTGCTAAGGGGCGCACCCATAGCTAAGGGGCGCCAAGGGGTAACATTGACGAGAGGCCGGCCATCCCTTGCAGCGTTAAGACCTACAACAAGGAGTCATTTTTGTattcctttgttataaaaaaagtcTAGTATTACACCCATTGCTAAGGGGCGCACCCATAGCTAAGGGGCGCCAAGGGGTAACATTGACGAGAGGCCGGCC encodes the following:
- the LOC126990521 gene encoding GTP-binding nuclear protein Ran — its product is MAAEQEMPTFKLVLVGDGGTGKTTFVKRHLTGEFEKKYVATLGVEVHPLVFHTNRGPIKFNVWDTAGQEKLGGLRDGYYIQAHCAIIMFDVTSRVTYKNVPNWHRDLVRVCENIPIVLCGNKVDVKDRKVKAKSIIFHRKKNLQYYDISAKSNYNFEKPFLWLARKLIGDPNLEFVAMPALLPPEVQMDPQWQQQIENDLQEASQTALPEDDEDL